Within the Pseudomonas orientalis genome, the region GCTGGTCACCGGGAAGCCATCAGGGCCAAACAAATGGCACTCGCCCATCATGGCCAGCTTCGTTTCGTATGGCAGATGACGCATGACCCGGTACCACTCGGCCTGGAACCCAGCGTCCTCGTTCAGCAGGATCTGCACGCCGAAGTGCAGCTTGCAGTAACGGCGGGCGTCGGCCGCATCGCCGATCTGGCTCATCTCGGCGATGCGCTTGTACATGCCGAACCACAGCCGGTTCTGGTCGAGCGTACGGTCCTTGCCTGGGCGCAGGGAGACCACTACAAACTTCTTGTCCCGGTACATGGTGGTCAGGCATGTGATGGCCTCAGTGAGCTTGGCCTGGCAGTTGACGCTGATCTTGTCGGTCATTGCACCGCCCTCTTCTCTTCCAGCTCTCGGGCCTGCTTGATAAGGAACGCCCGGCGGTCTGCCAACTCATTGGCAGCTTCAATCCGGATCTCGTCTTTTTTCTCAGCGCTGGCTGCACGCATCTCCAACATCGATGACTTCACAAGCTCAAGCTTTTCGCGCAGAGCCGGCGCTGGCCGAGTAACGGTGCCAGTAAGCAAACCCGCAATCGCGCGGCCATCTTCCGTGACGGGCTCGATACTCAGGTCCGCCAGGTACTTCTGGGCGTGTTCGCGCGGGATTCGCTTCAACTCCATCGCCTTGGTCACAGCTTGGATACGACGGTTAGCGTCGAAGCCTACGGATACATGCCAGTTGACCGGCTTTGCATCCTCGCGAGCTTGGATCACGAACCGCTGATAGGCATCGATGAACGCCATGCGCGCGCCGATTTTGTCGCCGCCATCCAGGATGGGTTTCGCGGCAGCCAGTGCCAGTTGGATCTCGTCGGTCAGCACCACGGTTTCATATTCGTCATTGGTGGTCATTGCAATGGCCCAGGCCTCGTCCTTCCCAGGGCGGCCGTCGGAGGTCTGGACACGCTGCAGGATGTCGGCCATAGCCAGCTTGCCCTTCACTTCGAAGCGGCAAGACTTCAACGCGGCTTTGACAACGGGTACCTGGTAGGCGCAGAGGTCTTCGGCCATCATCGCGGCAGTGCCTGGGTTCATTTCCTGACCCATGGCCTCGGCGGTTGCGCAGATGGCGGCGGCCAGCCCTGCAACCTGCTGGTCGTTCATTTCAGAGGTATTCATTGCGGTCACCCGATTTGCGTTTGGCCAGGACCATCTGGGCGGCCTGCTCGGCTGCAGAGTGGTTCGCCTCGGTGCGCTCCATCTGGCGGGCCGTTGTTCCGTTGATGCGCTGCCCGGTGACCCACTGAGTGTGGTAGCTCTCGGCGTTGGCCAGCAGCTCGTTGAGGCTATGGCACTTGCGCAGTACAGCGGCATCGCTGGTTTTAAGGAAGTGGGCGGCCACGTGGTGGGCGACGTCGGCACCGAGGCGGTCGACGAGCAATGCCATCTGCTTGCCAGACTTGGCGTTCCAAACCGGCCAGGCGTTGTAGCGTTTGCGGTAGGCCATGGCGTAGTTGGCCCAGACTTTGAAAGTCTTGCAGGTCTGATCCTTCGGCCCTGGCATGTCGGCGGGGATCTCAACTCGTGGTTGCTGCGAAACAAATGGCACGACCTGCCCCGTCACGACCTTGGCGGTAGCCTGGGGCGTAATTGGTTCAATGACCGGTTCTATGACTGGTTCAAGAGAGTTACTGATTCTGGGTGCAGCTGCTGCACTACCCCCTGGTGCAGGAGATTCACTAGGGGGTGAACCTGCTGCACCACCCTGGTGAATCTGCTGCACCACCCCTGGTGCAGGAGGTGCACCACCATCGAGAGTGAGGAAGTACACGTTCGACGAATTCCCCTTCGGCCCACCCTTTCGAATTTCTTTACACAACAGTCCTGCGTCACACAAAGCAGTGATGTGGTTCATGACAGAACGCTTGCTGATTTCACACTGATCGGCGATGTGCTGATAGGAAGGCCAGCACTCCCCAACGTCGCTGGCGTTATCGGCCAGCTTGATCAGCACCAACTTCCGCAATGGATTACCGACGCGAAGTTTCATCGCGGCCACCATGAGAGTCATGCTCATGCCGCACCTCCCGCTAAGGTGCGAAAATCAATCGTCTGCACGCCTTTCCAGCTATTGCAGGACATGCAAAGGGTTTGAAGATTGCCCAAAGAGGCCTCTCCGCCCTGGCTTTCAGGAACCACATGATCAGCCCTCAAACGCATCAGCACCGAGCAGCCGCAGCGCAAGCACGCGTGACCGTCGCGGGCGAATACCAGAGCACGCAAGCCAGAAGGGATTGGTTTCTTTTTCGTCCTGCGCCGGGGCGGGAGGACCGGCGGTTGGTGCGCGGTGACGTGGCCCATACGGTCCGGGTTCCACTCACAGCCTTTTTCGGTGAGTCGGAATGCTTCAGGGCGAAGCTCAATCAAACCGGCCTCTTCCAGGGCCTTCAGCATGCGGTAAGCGGTGTCGGGCTTATCGGTGAGCAGCGGCAGCTCCTCAATGATCTTGGCCTTGCTCAGCGCGAAGAAGATCCCGTCATCGGTCTTGATTGGCTTGGTCCAGCTCGGGCAGCCGTAGACGAAAGCGAACAACAGGGCCTGCTGAGAATTCAGCCCCCATTCGAGCGCCTTCACCTGGTTAATCTTGACGGTGTATTGCATGTCAGGCCTTCCCGACCTTAGCGGCCAATTCAAGGAAGCGATCCACGTACCAGTGAGGCTGCGTCTCGCGGGGGCATTGAGGGCTGGTGAGGTTCTTGCCGTAGGCCATGCCCTTCTCGGTCACGGACCAGAAATCCACCGTTTCTTGCTTGGAGTTTTTGCGCTGGAGCACCTTGAGGAAGCCGTGGGTCTCCAGTGCAATGTTGAATGCGCGCGCGGTGCTGGCGATGGCGTGTTCTTTGATAAGGGCGGTGATTGCCTTGGTCGGCATGGAAGAGCCGCCAGCGACATAAGGCGCGGCGTCCACGGCATAGCCTGGGAGGAATTTTGCATCAAGGCCGTTGTTGGCGGCGATCTTAGCCAGCATCAGCATCTTGCTGGAGTTCGCTGGCTTCAACAGGCGGTCGAAGCATTCCAGGATGGCGAGCTCGCCGACGATCTTGGAATTGTTCGGCCCTTGGGCAGAAAAGGTACCGGCCTTGCGAATGCTCGGCAGGACCTGGCCCACCACCCACTCTTCAAACTTCTCCGCAGCCGGCAGCTTCGACTTCATCACCAGCCGGTACAGATCCCGCTCAGGAATGATGGTCATGAAACCACCACCCTGTTTCGGGGTAGTGGTCGCAGCCTTACAGTGACGGGCCACGGCGTTTTCCGGTTTTGAGTAGCCGAGGGCGTCAGCGACATCGCGGGCAACAAACCAGGGGTCGCCGAGCTTGTCGGTAATGACTCGGATCGCGGCGCCGTCGAAGTCGAACGGAATCACTGAGGAATTGCGCGCCACGTTTTCAGATTGCGGAGAACGTGGCGCGAGATTGTTGGGGCTATTGATCGATTCGGTGTGTTGGTGCATGATTCGCTCCAGTTGTTTACCGCTGTAGAAAAAGCCGACCTCGTACGTCGGCTTTTTTGTGCCTGGGATTCAGGCGATTGATTTCAGTGCAGGCTTGTCGTTGATCAGTGCCTCAGCCTTGCGGCGCAACTCCCCCGCCTTTGCTTCAACCTGACGGCACTGCTTGGCGAACGCTGGCAGGTGCGGCAGGTCCTGCTCGCACATCACCTGGTCGTCAAACACCTCGCTGCCGGTGTCGATCACATCGCCCAAGGCTCGGATCAATGCGCCAAAGCTCTTGTTGGCGCATTGGTCGCTGGTCATCTGGCGGGCGCCGGTCAAGCCGTGGCGGCTTGCTAACTCATTCAGGCAGTGGTCGCGGAATTCAGGCTCAAGGGCGTTGACCCACGACTCTTCCAGCCAGGACGGCATTTCCTGATCGCCGGACAGCCAGCGCTGAACACGCTTGAGCCAGCGGCCGGTAGCTTTAATGAACTCGCCCACGTCGTTCAGGCGGGCCAGCTCTTCGAAGTCCGGGACTTTCGCGTCTTTGATCTTCGCGGCGGGCACGGTCAGGTAGATCTCACGGCTCAGCGCTTGGGCGAAGTCGTCCTGGCTCAAACTGGTGCGTGCGATCTGGTTTGCAGCGTGAGCGACCAGCACCTGATCACGGGTTTGTACGGTGTGTCTGGAACTGGACGTTTGCATGGGGACTGCTCTCTTCTAATCTGGCTTCATGGAACGGCGGACAGGGATGTCGCTTAGCTGGCGTGCTTCCACTGGATTTCTGGCAAGCATTCCTGGCGCGTCACCTTCCCGCCCGTTGCGTGTTCAATATCAATGGCGCGCTCGGCGGTAATCGACCGGTCGCCAGAGATGAGTCGAGACAGGTAGCTCGCTGGGATACCGAGGCTTAAAGCGAGGCGTTTTCTTCCGCCGCGCGGAAGCTGCTTTGCGTACGTGGGGAAGTCCATACGGATTTACCTTCTGGTTCATTTATGCATGAATTTACCATAGATATTTACCAAGTAAAGGTAATTTCCCTTAAGGGAAATAAAGGTTTTAATCGAGGGATGGAAATCAAAGACATACGCAGAGCCCGAGTACGCCAGATCATTGATCGCGACTTCGGGGGTAAAGACGCTGACTTCGCCGCCAAGGTCGACAAGCAGCCGTCTTACATTTCACGCCTGTTTACGGACAAGGCCGAACACCTCAGAAATATCGGGGAGAAGATGGCGCGCGACTTCGAGCAGAAGTGCGGGCTTGAGCTCGGATCTCTGGATAGGCCTTTGAGCGAAGCTGAATTATCCTCTGGCACCGTTTCAGATGCAGCGCAGCCGCGGATCCAGGTAGAAGTACCCCTGAAGCAGATCAGCGTTTGGGACGATCAGACACCAGTTAACGACGACGAGGTCTGCGTTCCATTTCTGAGGGAGGTAGAGCTGGCTGCCGGCTCCGGGCGATTCTCCATCGAAGAGCACGACGCAGAGTTTTTGCGATTCGGCAAAAAAAGCCTGCGCGAAAACGGGGTCCAGTTCAGCAACGCTAAGTGCGTGACTGTTCGCGGCAACAGCATGATCCCAGTTCTCCGGGACGGCGCGACCGTGGGGGTAAATACCGGGAAAACCGGGCTGGGCGATGTTGCAGATGGAGATCTTTACGCTATCAACCACAATGGCCAGCTGCGAGTTAAGCAGCTCTACCGTTTGCCGTCGGGAATTCGTTTGCGCAGCTTCAATCGTGATGAGCACCCCGATGAGGACTACACCTTTCAGCAGATGCAGGATGAGCAGATAGCTATCCTGGGGCACGTATTCTGGTGGGGTATGTACGCCCGCTAACCAAAAGGAGCCAGCTATGGCCCTCAACAAGCCCAACCAAGACCTTAAGCGCGACCTGCAAGGCGTGGCCTCCGACCTAAAGTGGTCAGCCGTAGAGCTGATGAGGATTGCGGAGCGGCTGAGCCTGGCAGGGAACGAGGCGGGCGCCCAGGCCGTGCTGAAGATGTGCACGGCGCTTCATGCGGACGAGGATCGGCTGGCCGGGTATGCGGAAGAGGTGAAGGCGGGAAGGATTTTGCGAGAAAAGCCTTGATGTACGAACTGAGAATTCAATGAATACGAGAGGACAAAGGCCACAATGAGGTCTGGGTTTCTTTTTAACCACGCATCAGGGAAGAGCAGATGAATCTACAGCACACTAAATTTTCCGACATAGACTTTCAAGACGTTTTTTTTGATTCGTTAAAAGCGGACTATAAAGAATTACCAGCATGGTTCGCCAAGAAAAGCGCAGAAGGAT harbors:
- a CDS encoding BRO-N domain-containing protein, which produces MHQHTESINSPNNLAPRSPQSENVARNSSVIPFDFDGAAIRVITDKLGDPWFVARDVADALGYSKPENAVARHCKAATTTPKQGGGFMTIIPERDLYRLVMKSKLPAAEKFEEWVVGQVLPSIRKAGTFSAQGPNNSKIVGELAILECFDRLLKPANSSKMLMLAKIAANNGLDAKFLPGYAVDAAPYVAGGSSMPTKAITALIKEHAIASTARAFNIALETHGFLKVLQRKNSKQETVDFWSVTEKGMAYGKNLTSPQCPRETQPHWYVDRFLELAAKVGKA
- a CDS encoding HNH endonuclease, with the translated sequence MGHVTAHQPPVLPPRRRTKKKPIPSGLRALVFARDGHACLRCGCSVLMRLRADHVVPESQGGEASLGNLQTLCMSCNSWKGVQTIDFRTLAGGAA
- a CDS encoding helix-turn-helix domain-containing protein — translated: MSMTLMVAAMKLRVGNPLRKLVLIKLADNASDVGECWPSYQHIADQCEISKRSVMNHITALCDAGLLCKEIRKGGPKGNSSNVYFLTLDGGAPPAPGVVQQIHQGGAAGSPPSESPAPGGSAAAAPRISNSLEPVIEPVIEPITPQATAKVVTGQVVPFVSQQPRVEIPADMPGPKDQTCKTFKVWANYAMAYRKRYNAWPVWNAKSGKQMALLVDRLGADVAHHVAAHFLKTSDAAVLRKCHSLNELLANAESYHTQWVTGQRINGTTARQMERTEANHSAAEQAAQMVLAKRKSGDRNEYL
- a CDS encoding transcriptional regulator, giving the protein MDFPTYAKQLPRGGRKRLALSLGIPASYLSRLISGDRSITAERAIDIEHATGGKVTRQECLPEIQWKHAS